The following are encoded in a window of Gossypium raimondii isolate GPD5lz chromosome 13, ASM2569854v1, whole genome shotgun sequence genomic DNA:
- the LOC105784097 gene encoding cyclin-dependent kinase inhibitor 7, giving the protein MGDCMRNCKRSAEAAEMEASSTSFSLSKRRKTVGSRELQELELTSPDIELGTTRILSNSLNKPIYLATSSGSCGVLAGDMCSGLFSGDSSASRCSSNESCDILKDSLRFVDLEAKSFETEISTCTNVNKFSRETPPLSEHCGDSDEMQSPEKKPPPSTTKPPKIPSQAEIDEFFSVAEKYEQKRFAEKYNYDIVKDVPLDGRYQWLRLKP; this is encoded by the exons atgggTGATTGTATGAGGAACTGTAAACGAAGTGCAGAAGCAGCTGAAATGGAAGCTTCAAGCACGAGCTTCTCATTATCAAAGAGAAGAAAAACTGTTGGTTCTCGAGAATTGCAAGAATTAGAGTTAACTTCACCGGACATTGAGCTCGGAACCACTCGCATCCTTTCAAATTCGCTGAACAAGCCTATTTACTTAGCTACTTCCTCGGGTTCTTGTGGAGTGCTTGCCGGAGATATGTGTTCCGGTCTCTTCTCCGGCGATTCATCGGCTTCTCGTTGTTCGAGCAACGAGTCGTGTGATATTCTCAAAGATAGCTTGAGATTCGTAGATCTAGAG GCAAAGAGTTTTGAAACTGAAATCTCAACGTGCACCAACGTCAACAAATTCAG tAGAGAAACACCTCCCTTAAGCGAGCATTGTGGAGACTCGGACGAAATGCAATCGCCTGAGAAAAAACCTCCGCCGTCAACGACGAAACCGCCGAAGATTCCGTCACAAGCTGAGATCGACGAATTCTTCTCCGTCGCGGAAAAGTACGAGCAAAAACGATTTGCAGAGAA gtaCAATTATGATATCGTCAAGGATGTGCCTCTCGACGGTCGATACCAGTGGCTTCGCCTAAAGCCTTga